Genomic DNA from Actinomycetes bacterium:
TCGACCTGGTGTGGGCCCCGGCGGTGGACGAGATGTACCCGAGCGGCCCGCCGAGCGTCCGGGTGTCGGCGGGACCTCTCGGTGACGTCCTCGAGGGAGCGCACCGGCCGGGGCACTTCGACGGCGTCCTCACGGTCGTGGCCAAGCTCCTCGGCCAGGTCCGGCCCCAGGTGGCGCTCTTCGGCGCCAAGGACGCCCAGCAGCTGGTGCTCGTACGTCGGATGGTGGCCGACCTCGACATCGGCGTCGACGTGGCCTCGGTGCCCACCGTGCGCGACCCCGACGGGCTGGCCGCGGCGTCGCGCAACGTCTACCTGGACCCGCAGCAGCGACGTTCCGCGCTGGCGCTCTCCCGCGCCCTGGCGGCCGGCGAGGCGGCGGCACCGCAGGGCGCGCGGGCCGTACGCGCTGCCGCCCGCGACGTCCTCGCCCAGCAGCCGGACGTGGTCGTGGACTACCTCGCCCTCGTCGACCCGGCAACCCTCGTGGAGGTCGCCGACGATGCGACCGGCAGCCTCCTTCTCCTGGTGGCGGCCCGGGTGGGCACGACGCGGCTGATCGACAACACGACGCTGACCTGCTGATGGCCGTACCGCTGCCCGCGCGCCTGCCCGCCCCGTCCGCGGGGTGGACCCTCGCCGCGGACGTCGTCGTGGTCGGCAGCGGGGTGGCCGGGCTCACGACGGCGCTGCAGGCCCGGTCCGCGGGCTCGGTGCTGCTGGTCACCAAGGCGTTGGTGGACGAGGGCTCCACGCGCTGGGCCCAGGGGGGGATCGCCGCCGCGCTCGGCGAGCAGGACACCCCCGAGCAGCACGAGGCCGACACGCTGGTGGCCGGTGCGGGCCTGTGCGACGAGGCGGCGGTACGGGCTCTCGTCACCCGGGGCCCTGGGGCGGTCCGGCGGCTGATCGCGCTCGGGGCGAGCTTCGACCGGGACGCGTCGGGGGAGCTGCAGCTGACCAGGGAGGGCGGCCACCACCGGGACCGGATCATCCACGCCGGCGGGGACGCCACCGGTGCGGAGGTCTCCCGTGCGCTCGTCCGTGCGGTGCTCGACGACCCGGCCATCGAGGTGATCGAGCACGCCCTGGTCATCGACCTGCTGCGCGCCGCCGACGGCTCGGTCTGCGGCGCCACGCTGCACGTGCTCGGGGAGGGGCAGCGCGACGGCGTCGGGGCGGTGCACGCCCGAGCCGTCGTGCTCGCCACCGGCGGGCTCGGCCAGGTCTTCGCGCAGACGACGAACCCGCGGGTCTCGACCGGTGACGGCGTCGCGGTCGCGCTGCGCGCCGGTGCCGTGGTCGCCGACCTCGAGTTCGTCCAGTTCCACCCGACGGTCCTGTGGCTGGGGCCCGACGTGAGCGGCCAGCAGCCACTGATCTCCGAGGCGGTGCGCGGCGAGGGCGCCTACCTCGTCGACGACGAGGGCAAGCGGTTCATGCTCGGCCTGCACGAGCTCGCCGACCTCGCCCCGCGCGACGTCGTGGCCAAGGCCATCATGCGCCGCATGCGCGAGACCGGTGCGCCCCACGTCTGGCTCGACGGCCGCCACCTGGGCGAGGCGACCTGGGCACGGCGGTTCCCCACGATCCTCGCGTCCTGCCGCAGCCACGGCGTGGACCCCGTCACCGAGCTGGTCCCGGTGGCCCCGGCCTGCCACTACGCGAGCGGCGGGGTGCGCACCGACCTCGACGGGCGCACGTCGGTGCCCGGTCTGTACGCGTGCGGCGAAGTCGCCTGCACCGGGGTGCACGGCGCCAACCGGCTCGCCTCCAACAGCCTGCTCGAGGGCCTGGTGTTCGCCGAGCGCATCGGCGCGGACCTCGTCCGTGGGCTGCCGGACCGGCGCGAGCCGGCCGAGGGCGGGGCGGCGGGAACGCCGTACCTGCTCGCGGAGTCGGTACGTCCCGCCGTCGCCGAGACCATGACCGAGGGCGCCGGCGTCCTGCGCAGCGACGCCAGCCTCGGCCGAACCCTCGACGACTTGGCGGAGCTCTCCGGCCGACGCAGCGCGGAGCCCGGCGCGGGGGAGTGGGAGGCCGCGAACCTGCACACCGTCGCGACCTTCCTGGCCACGGCCGCGCGGCGTCGTCGCGAGACCCGAGGGTCGCACTGGCGCGAGGACTACCCGGAGCGCGACGACGAGCACTGGCGGGTACGCCTGCTCGGCCGTCTCGTCGACGGTGTCGTGGAGCTCGCCGAGGAGCCGGTGCGGTGAGCCTGTCCCCCGAGCTCGCCGCCCGTCTCTCGACAGCCGGGCTCGACCCCCGCCAGGTCGAGGCGCTCGTGCGCGCCGCGCTCGAGGAGGACCTCGCCGGAGGTGTCGACGTCACCTCGGTGGCGACCGTCGCGGTTGCGCAGCGGTCGGTCGGCGACCTTGTGGCCCGGGCGGCCGGCGTGGTCGCCGGCCTGCCGGTCGCGGAGGCGGTGCTCGAGGTGGTGACGGAGGGCGACGTCCTGCTCGAACGCCCCGTCGCGGACGGAGACCTCGTGGGTCCCGGTCAGCTGCTGCTCAGCGTCGAGGGCACGACCCGCGCCCTGCTCACCGGGGAGCGCACGGCGCTCAACTTCCTCGGCCACCTGTCCGGGGTGGCGACCCTCACGCGGCGATGGGTGGACGCGGTGGCAGGCACCGGTGCAGCGATCCGTGACACGCGCAAGACGACGCCGGGACTGCGCGCACTCGAGAAGTACGCCGTGCGCGCCGGCGGCGGTGTCAACCACCGCATGTCGCTGTCCGACGCGGCGCTGGTCAAGGACAACCACGTCGTGTCGGCGGGCGGCGTCGCCGCGGCGTTCGACGCCGTCCGGCGTGCCTGGCCGGACCTGGCCGTCGAGGTCGAGGTCGACTCCCTGGCCCAGCTGGACGAGGTGCTCGACGCCGGCGCCGACCTGGTGCTGCTCGACAACATGGACGTCGCGGACCTGCGCGAGGCGGTACGTCGTACCGCCGGTCGAGCCCGCCTCGAGGCGAGCGGCGGGCTGCGGCTGGAGAACGCCAACGACGTTGCGGCGACGGGTGTGGACTATCTCGCGGTCGGCGCGCTCACGCACTCGGCGCCGGTCCTCGACATCGGTCTCGACCTCCGGGCGGTGTGATGCTCCTCGCTGTCGACGTCGGAAACACCCAGACCGTCCTGGGGCTGTTCGCGGGGGAGCGACTGCATCGCTCCTGGCGGGTGCGTACCGACGCGCGCGCCACGGCCGACGAGATGATGCTGACCCTGCGCGGCCTGCTCAGCGACCAGCCGCGGATCACCGGGGTCGCGTTGTGCTCGACGGTCCCGTCGGTCCTCGGGGAGCTTCGCCAGGTCTTCGACCGATGGCACCAGCGGGTCCACGTCGTGGTCG
This window encodes:
- a CDS encoding L-aspartate oxidase codes for the protein MAVPLPARLPAPSAGWTLAADVVVVGSGVAGLTTALQARSAGSVLLVTKALVDEGSTRWAQGGIAAALGEQDTPEQHEADTLVAGAGLCDEAAVRALVTRGPGAVRRLIALGASFDRDASGELQLTREGGHHRDRIIHAGGDATGAEVSRALVRAVLDDPAIEVIEHALVIDLLRAADGSVCGATLHVLGEGQRDGVGAVHARAVVLATGGLGQVFAQTTNPRVSTGDGVAVALRAGAVVADLEFVQFHPTVLWLGPDVSGQQPLISEAVRGEGAYLVDDEGKRFMLGLHELADLAPRDVVAKAIMRRMRETGAPHVWLDGRHLGEATWARRFPTILASCRSHGVDPVTELVPVAPACHYASGGVRTDLDGRTSVPGLYACGEVACTGVHGANRLASNSLLEGLVFAERIGADLVRGLPDRREPAEGGAAGTPYLLAESVRPAVAETMTEGAGVLRSDASLGRTLDDLAELSGRRSAEPGAGEWEAANLHTVATFLATAARRRRETRGSHWREDYPERDDEHWRVRLLGRLVDGVVELAEEPVR
- the panC gene encoding pantoate--beta-alanine ligase, which produces MTQPLVARTREELATALGGLGDTRTALVPTMGALHAGHRALLARAADLADRVVVSIFVNPLQFGPGEDLDRYPRPFAADLAVCAEHGVDLVWAPAVDEMYPSGPPSVRVSAGPLGDVLEGAHRPGHFDGVLTVVAKLLGQVRPQVALFGAKDAQQLVLVRRMVADLDIGVDVASVPTVRDPDGLAAASRNVYLDPQQRRSALALSRALAAGEAAAPQGARAVRAAARDVLAQQPDVVVDYLALVDPATLVEVADDATGSLLLLVAARVGTTRLIDNTTLTC
- the nadC gene encoding carboxylating nicotinate-nucleotide diphosphorylase, with protein sequence MSLSPELAARLSTAGLDPRQVEALVRAALEEDLAGGVDVTSVATVAVAQRSVGDLVARAAGVVAGLPVAEAVLEVVTEGDVLLERPVADGDLVGPGQLLLSVEGTTRALLTGERTALNFLGHLSGVATLTRRWVDAVAGTGAAIRDTRKTTPGLRALEKYAVRAGGGVNHRMSLSDAALVKDNHVVSAGGVAAAFDAVRRAWPDLAVEVEVDSLAQLDEVLDAGADLVLLDNMDVADLREAVRRTAGRARLEASGGLRLENANDVAATGVDYLAVGALTHSAPVLDIGLDLRAV